DNA from Geobacter sulfurreducens PCA:
CGCCGGGACGCCGCCCTCGATTGCGGCTGCGGCACCGGCCAGGCATCGGTGGTCCTTGCCAGCTACTTTCCCCGGGTCTACGCGGTGGACCCCAGCGCCGGCCAGATAGCCAGCGCCGTCCCCCACGAGGGGGTCGTGTACCGCGTGGCCCCGGCGGAACAGACAGGGCTGCCCGGTGCGAGCGTTGACCTGGTGGTGGCCGCCCAGGCTCTCCACTGGTTCGACTTCGACCGGTTCTACCCGGAGGTGCGCCGGGTCGGGCGACCCGGCTCCGTATTCGCCGCCTTCAGCTACGGCCTGCTTTCCATCGACGCGGACCTGGACCGGATCATCGGCCGGTTCTACCGCGAGGTGATCGGTCGCTACTGGCCCCCCGAACGGGCCCACGTGGACGACGGCTACCGCTCCATCCCCTTCCCGTTCCCCGAAATCGCTGCGCCTCCCTTTGCCATGGAGGCACGCTGGGAACTGGAGCACCTGCTCGGCTACCTGGCAACCTGGTCTGCAGTCAGGGAATACCGGCAACGGCTCGGCACCGATCCGCTGCCGGAGCTTGCCCGGGAGGTGCGGGACGCCTGGGGCATCCCGGAGGAGGGACGAACCATTGTCTGGCCCCTGGCGCTGCGGGTGGGGCGCATCGCGTAGGGCGGTGTCAGCCCCGCCGGTGGGGTATGGATGCCAGGGCCCCCTTGAGGTCCGCCAGGGCCTGCTCGATCTCCGCCACGTTTGCCTCGATTTCTTCGAGGTCGCCGTTCACGTCCAGCTTGTCGGCAAACTCCTTGATGATCGCCATGTGCCCTGCCAGCAGCTCATTGACCCGCGATGTCTCGATGTGTGTCATAGTATCCCCTCCTCCCGTTCGGCCGCGCCGATCATCCTCCATTATCCCCGGTGGCCGACGAAAACCAGTATAGCCGCCCCGCCCCCGCTGGCAAGTGCCCTGCAAAAAGAGGCACGTTCTCCCTTCCAATCGGGCGGGGATGTGGTACAACAAAGGTTATTGCCGGCCCAACGACCAGCCCACTACACGGAGGTGCATGATGTTCAAGGAGTTCAAGGAATTCGCCATGAAGGGAAATGTGGTCGATCTGGCCATCGGCGTTATCATCGGCGGCGCATTCGGCAAGATCGTCACGTCGGTGGTCAATGATATCGTGATGCCTCCCATCGGCCTCCTGATGGGCAAAATGGACTTCTCGAACCTTTTCATCGACCTGTCGGGCAAGGGCTACGAGAGCCTCAAGGCCGCCAAGGACGCAGGCGCGCCGGTCATCAGCTACGGTGCCTTCATCAACACGGTCCTGGACTTCGTCATCGTGGCCTTCGTGATCTTCCTGGTGATCAAGCAGATCAACCGCCTGAAAAAGGAGCCGGTGCCCGCCCCGCCCGACACCAAGGAGTGCGCCTTCTGCTGCTCCGCCATCCCCATCAAGGCCACCCGCTGCCCCCACTGCACGTCGGAACAGAAATAGCTTTATCCGGGCGGAGACACGATTACCGCTTCAACGGCTTGATGGCACGAAAAAGGGCGCTCCGCCGGGAGCGCCCTTTTTCATTGCCAACCACTGCCGAATGCTGTGCTACGAAACCGGCCGCATCCCCTCGGCCACCACCTCGGCAATGTCTCTTACCCGGGTCTGGCCGGCCTGCTTGTCCTTGAGCCCGTCCTCAAACATGGTCATGCAGTAGGGGCAGGCAACGCAGATGGTGTCGGGGTTCTTCGACAGGGCTTCGGAGACCCGGTTCAGGTTGATCCGGGTGCCGGTCTGCTCCTCCATCCACATGCGACCGCCGCCGGCGCCGCAGCAGAACGACTCATCCCGGGCCCGGTCGAACTCGGTCGGTGCAGTGCCGGTGACCGTGGCCACCACCTCCCGCGGGGCTTCATAGACGTCGTTGTGCCGCCCGAGGTAGCAGGAGTCGTGGAGAATGATCTTCCCCAGATCGCTCACCCGGCGGTCGAGCTTCAGCCGGCCCTCGGCCAGGAGCTGCCGGATCAGTTCCGCGTGGTGGATCACCTCGAGCTCGATGCCGTACTGGCGGTAGTCGTTCTTGAGGGTGGTGAAACAGTGGGGGCATTGGGCAATGACCTTGGTCACCCCCCGCCCCCGGAAGAGAGCCACATTCTCCCGGGCCATCCGGTCAAAGACGTACTCGTTCCCCAGGCGCCTGAGGCTGTCGCCGCAGCACTTCTCGTCCTTGCCGAGGATTCCCCAGGATATGCCGGCCGCGTCGAGGATCGTCGCCAGGTTGACCGTCACCTGCTTGCTGCGGGAGTCGAAGGAGCCGGCGCACCCCACGTAGAGGAGATACTCGGTCTCGCCCTTGGCAAAGGGTTTTACATCCAGGAGGGACGCCCACTTGGTCCGCTCACCGGGGGCGATGCCCCAGGGGTTGGAGCGCTGCTCCATGTTCTCGAAAAGGTTCAGAAGCTCTTCCGGGAACCGGGCCTCCATCTCGACCAGGTGACGCCGCATTCCCACGATCTTGGGCAGGTGCTCGATAAAGACCGGGCAGGCCTCCATGCAGGCCCCGCAGGAGGTGCAGGCCCAGATGGACTCCTCGGACACGCTCCCCGGGCCGCCGTCGCCGATGAGCGGCAGGGTCGGCACCCCGCCCCGCTTAAGGAGCGGCCCGTTGGCCAGGAGGTTCACCTTGATGTCATTCACCACCTGGCGCGGGTTCAGGGGCTTGCCGGTGATGTTGGCGGGGCAGACCTGCTGACAGCGACCGCACTTGGTACAGGCAAAGGGGTCGAAGAGATCCTTGACCGTGAACCGGTCCACCTGGCCGACACCGAAGGCGCGCCCCGCCTCGAAGACTTCGGGGAGCTGGGTGTTGGGCCGTGCCTCCGGATGGAGGAAGCAGTTGGCGATGGCCGTAAAGACGTGCAGATGCTTGGTGAAGGGGATCAGCACCGTTATGAAGGAGAGGAGCGCGGCGGCATGGAGCCACCAGTAGAAATTGAAGGTGGCCTCGA
Protein-coding regions in this window:
- a CDS encoding class I SAM-dependent methyltransferase, with amino-acid sequence MAEGFKDYFSDTSDAYRTYRPEYPDALFAWLAGLPPRRDAALDCGCGTGQASVVLASYFPRVYAVDPSAGQIASAVPHEGVVYRVAPAEQTGLPGASVDLVVAAQALHWFDFDRFYPEVRRVGRPGSVFAAFSYGLLSIDADLDRIIGRFYREVIGRYWPPERAHVDDGYRSIPFPFPEIAAPPFAMEARWELEHLLGYLATWSAVREYRQRLGTDPLPELAREVRDAWGIPEEGRTIVWPLALRVGRIA
- the mscL gene encoding large conductance mechanosensitive channel protein MscL, which encodes MFKEFKEFAMKGNVVDLAIGVIIGGAFGKIVTSVVNDIVMPPIGLLMGKMDFSNLFIDLSGKGYESLKAAKDAGAPVISYGAFINTVLDFVIVAFVIFLVIKQINRLKKEPVPAPPDTKECAFCCSAIPIKATRCPHCTSEQK
- a CDS encoding heterodisulfide reductase-related iron-sulfur binding cluster, whose amino-acid sequence is MYMHPNPAVFAPLLLASLAFFAWSLYRKLSLVTLGRPGYTFRGVGEGLREMLLYAFVQKRVLHKFFGLNHLVIFWACMVLAFVNVEFVVSGVFPAARLSALPDALYVPIRFLSDVMSALTLVAIAIALVRRTFFPPYPEARSFESYLILVLIAVHMIAFFGVSAAEIARGEERAAAFMPIASFFGEFLADLTPKHIEATFNFYWWLHAAALLSFITVLIPFTKHLHVFTAIANCFLHPEARPNTQLPEVFEAGRAFGVGQVDRFTVKDLFDPFACTKCGRCQQVCPANITGKPLNPRQVVNDIKVNLLANGPLLKRGGVPTLPLIGDGGPGSVSEESIWACTSCGACMEACPVFIEHLPKIVGMRRHLVEMEARFPEELLNLFENMEQRSNPWGIAPGERTKWASLLDVKPFAKGETEYLLYVGCAGSFDSRSKQVTVNLATILDAAGISWGILGKDEKCCGDSLRRLGNEYVFDRMARENVALFRGRGVTKVIAQCPHCFTTLKNDYRQYGIELEVIHHAELIRQLLAEGRLKLDRRVSDLGKIILHDSCYLGRHNDVYEAPREVVATVTGTAPTEFDRARDESFCCGAGGGRMWMEEQTGTRINLNRVSEALSKNPDTICVACPYCMTMFEDGLKDKQAGQTRVRDIAEVVAEGMRPVS